In the Methanofastidiosum sp. genome, ATAAACCAGATGATGCTAAATATCAAAAGCGGAGTAATTTCGATCATATTGGGTCTCGTTAGTTTTTTATAGCCAATGATTATGGAGTATTTAAACCTTTTTAGGATGTCATATTAATGATAAAAACTATCTTTTTTGAGGATAACAAGGTCAAATATATCGACCAGACGCTCTTGCCAGGCGATTATAAAATAGTCTCATGCACCGATGTCAAAAAATTGGAAGTTGCCATTAAGACTCTAGCTATTAGAGGAGCACCTGCCATCGGTGTTGCCGGGGCATATGGCATCGTTCTAGCTGCATTAAGCTATAAAGGAAATAATAAAGATGAATTCTTCAAAGTAATTATTGAAGGCGAGAAGATAAAAAATGCTAGGCCCACCGCAGTAAACCTCATGTGGGCAGTAGAGCGCATGATGGGGCATTTTGAAGCCATCAAAAATAAATCCATCGAAGAAATCAAAAATGAGCTTATTTTAGAGGCTGAACAGATAAGGAAGGAAGATGCGGAAATTAATAGGAAAATGGGGCAATACGGGCACCCCCTTATTTCCACTGGAGACGGAGTCCTAACACATTGTAACGCCGGGGCACTTGCAACTTCCGAATACGGCACAGCACTCGGGGTGATTAGAGCTGCAGTTGAAGCAGGTAAGAAGATTAGGGTCTACTCTGATGAGACAAGACCTCTTTTGCAGGGTGCAAGACTCACAACGTGGGAGTTAAAGGAAGACGGGATCCCCGTGACTTTGATATGCGATAACATGGCAGGTATCTCTATGAGGAGAGGATTGATTCAGAAGGTAATAGTTGGGGCAGATAGGATTGCAATGAACGGGGACACAGCAAATAAGATTGGGACTTACCAGGTAGCGGTATTGGCCAAAGAAAATAACATACCTTTCTATGTAGCAGCACCCATATCAACTTTTGACCCAAAGGCAAAAACGGGCGAGGATATACCTATTGAGGAAAGGAGCAAGGATGAGGTGACCCATATAGGCGGCAAGAGGATTGCAACTGAAGGCATAGACGTTTTCAATCCTGCTTTTGATGTGACACCTGCAAAATATATCTCAGGGATAATCACTGAAAGAGGCGTATTAAAGCCCCCCTATGAGAAGAGCATTAAGAAGTTATTTGATTAATAACGGTCTATTATTATTTTTATATTTTCTATAATCTTATCAAAATCTTCTGGCATATTTTCAGCTATCAACGGAACGCTTTCTTCAATTTCACTTATTTTGGATAAAATAATTTCTTTTCTCATGTTATCATTTCTAGCCCTATGTAGTCATAATAAAATCTTTTAAAATAATCAAAATCCTTAATAGTATCCAGAGCTACCTCATGAACAAAAGTAGTATCATCTGAATAAAGTAATATGCCCTTTAGAACTTCTTTCTTAATATAAAGTGGAAGTTGATGGAA is a window encoding:
- the mtnA gene encoding S-methyl-5-thioribose-1-phosphate isomerase, with the translated sequence MKTIFFEDNKVKYIDQTLLPGDYKIVSCTDVKKLEVAIKTLAIRGAPAIGVAGAYGIVLAALSYKGNNKDEFFKVIIEGEKIKNARPTAVNLMWAVERMMGHFEAIKNKSIEEIKNELILEAEQIRKEDAEINRKMGQYGHPLISTGDGVLTHCNAGALATSEYGTALGVIRAAVEAGKKIRVYSDETRPLLQGARLTTWELKEDGIPVTLICDNMAGISMRRGLIQKVIVGADRIAMNGDTANKIGTYQVAVLAKENNIPFYVAAPISTFDPKAKTGEDIPIEERSKDEVTHIGGKRIATEGIDVFNPAFDVTPAKYISGIITERGVLKPPYEKSIKKLFD